A genome region from Octopus sinensis linkage group LG26, ASM634580v1, whole genome shotgun sequence includes the following:
- the LOC115224796 gene encoding target of rapamycin complex 2 subunit MAPKAP1-like: MAMMDDYVFLISHIRNSFITSDNTGMYEMIIEGEEQEKAQEKRPLWWNAEGDGGGGGGGGGGESSGGGRGTPSSSSTTTTTTTSTTTPTAATAATTTTTTARYIHSNHDGGVDGCLFDLDDGGDLCRSYDIMPDMDYGAHRRRSNTAQRLERMKKEKRKQVKVTHISWRTTPGHFNPDDDHDDMFEKKPIPLPTKTSLHKAASSLLAQQLQTSTGIMSNPFLDYAKYDGKAQIVVPTKKIDIFLTMALPKDRGFPMHVVVVVNAKVHELIGLICWQYTNEGREPALKDNASMYSLHIAEDDGEVDMDFPSLDNREPVSKFGFSKLALVELEEPSPPMKNSVIITVNVPNRGFHKFQEEDLTKPLRDILTKVLKKRKIKLLPGMNYILEKQKEAGVSVDLDTLLSNLDNFDFCLVREHSTRGEIEEIDFQDSNDMATTFMSPQYKSYIVNLVQRLRINTEVHLGVSGEKVEIDPVASKGTALFFRQKAVTYEADMIAACDLLEEKSNGKSIFRLICFAGHDYRHYDFEADHAVAKEIIQKVNNILNLLLSQVRKTYLASRGKKLKKMHSK; encoded by the coding sequence ATGGCCATGATGGACGACTATGTTTTTTTGATCTCGCATATCCGGAACTCTTTTATCACCAGCGACAATACCGGAATGTACGAGATGATTATCGAAGGCGAAGAACAGGAGAAGGCGCAAGAAAAACGCCCCTTGTGGTGGAATGCCGagggcgacggcggcggcggcggtggcggtggtggcggtgaaaGCAGCGGCGGGGGTCGCGGGACCCCTTCGTCGTcgtcgacgacgacaacgacaacgacgtcgacgacgacgccgacagcagcaacagcagcaacaacaacaacaacaacagcgcgATACATCCATTCGAACCACGATGGCGGTGTTGACGGTTGTCTGTTTGATCTAGACGACGGCGGCGATTTGTGTCGTTCGTATGACATAATGCCAGATATGGATTACGGAGCTCATCGACGCAGATCGAACACTGCCCAACGATTGGAaaggatgaagaaagagaaacgaAAGCAGGTGAAAGTGACGCACATATCGTGGCGGACGACTCCGGGCCATTTCAATCCTGACGACGATCACGATGACATGTTTGAGAAAAAACCAATTCCTTTGCCGACGAAAACCAGTCTCCACAAGGCTGCATCTTCTCTGCTTGCTCAGCAATTGCAAACCTCTACAGGAATCATGTCCAACCCTTTTCTAGATTATGCTAAATACGATGGTAAAGCTCAGATTGTGGTACCCACCAAGAAAATAGACATTTTTCTTACTATGGCCTTGCCTAAAGACCGCGGTTTTCCTATGCATGTGGTAGTTGTTGTTAACGCCAAAGTTCATGAATTAATCGGTTTGATATGTTGGCAGTATACCAACGAGGGACGAGAACCTGCTCTCAAGGATAACGCCTCCATGTACAGCCTGCATATCGCAGAAGACGATGGAGAGGTCGACATGGACTTTCCAAGTTTGGACAACCGGGAACCCGTATCGAAATTCGGCTTCAGTAAGCTTGCCTTAGTGGAACTCGAAGAACCATCACCCCCAATGAAGAATTCCGTTATCATTACAGTGAACGTACCGAATCGGGGCTTCCACAAGTTCCAGGAGGAGGATTTGACGAAACCTCTGCGAGACATTCTCACCAAAGTGTTGAAGAAGAGGAAAATCAAACTGTTGCCAGGAATGAACTATATTCTTGAGAAACAGAAGGAAGCGGGTGTTTCTGTCGACTTAGACACACTTCTTTCAAATCTGGACAATTTCGATTTCTGTCTTGTCCGCGAACATAGCACTCGGGGCGAGATAGAAGAAATCGACTTCCAGGACTCAAACGACATGGCGACCACCTTCATGAGTCCTCAATACAAAAGCTACATTGTGAACTTGGTGCAGCGGCTTCGCATCAACACCGAGGTACACTTAGGGGTAAGCGGTGAAAAGGTCGAGATCGACCCAGTAGCCAGTAAGGGTACTGCGTTGTTTTTTCGTCAGAAGGCTGTGACTTATGAGGCAGACATGATCGCTGCCTGCGACCTGCTCGAAGAGAAATCAAACGGTAAAAGTATATTCCGTTTGATCTGTTTTGCTGGTCATGACTACAGACATTACGATTTTGAGGCAGACCACGCTGTAGCAAAAGAGATAATTCAGAAAGTGAATAACATTTTAAATCTTCTACTTAGCCAAGTCCGAAAAACATATTTGGCGTCTCGAGGGAAGAAACTTAAAAAAATGCAttccaaataa